The DNA sequence GAGAGACGCTGTGCCTGGGGTTATGAAGAATTAACTAACCTGGCCCCTTACTTCGACCTGGCCCTGGGGGTTTCGGATTTTAACCGCCGGGATCTGGAGCAGGCGGGTTTTCGAAAGACCGGGGTGTTACCTATTTTGGTGGATTTTAAAAACTATTACCTGGCCCAGGAGGCGGCTCTGAAGAAAAAGCTTCAAGACGGAAAGGTCAATATCCTTCATGTGGGAAGGCTGGTTCCCCAGAAAAAGATCGAGGACCTGGTCAAGGCCTTTTATCTGTTCCAGAAACGCCTTTTTCCCGAAAGCCGCCTGATTCTGGTCGGAACGGATAGTGGCGTCCGCAACTATAGCCGGGCCGTCAAAAACATGATTGAAGAGCTGGCCATAAGCCAAAAGGTCCTGTTTGCCGGCTTTGCCTCTTTTCGGGAACTGATCACCTATTATCATTCGGCCCATCTGTATCTTTGTCTGAGTGAACACGAAGGGTTCTGTGTCCCCCTGATGGAAAGTATGTTTTTCGGGATCCCGATTGTCGCCTATCTGACCGGAGGCATCCCGGAGACCCTGGGAGGCTCCGGTGTCGGCCTGGCCCAAAAAAATTGGGAGGAGATTGCCGAAACGATGGCCCTGGTTCTGGAAGATAAAGGTCTTCGAGAAGATATTGTCAAAGGGCAAAAGGAGAGGCTCCAGGACCTCTCCCTGGAAAAAAACAGGGAAAGGCTCAAAGCCCATCTCCTGCCATTCCTGGAGGGCCATTGAATCGCATCAAAGGATTTTCCAAAAAACTGAATCGGGCTTATATTCTTAATAGCCTGATGACCACCGGCCATACCGGAAACCAGTTTGTCCGTTTCGCCCTGGTGGGCGGCAGCGGGGTCTTCGTCAATCTGGCGGTCTATTCAGGTTCTATTTATTTGTTGCATTTCCATTATCTTCTATCAGCCACCTTTTCATTTCTGGTGGCCATGACCAACAATTTCATCCTGAATCTGCGCTGGACCTTTAAGACCCACAACCAGGGGATCAAGGCCATAAGGGACCAGTATCTGAGATATGCAATGGTCACCCTGATCAGTTACGGGATCAATATGGCCGTCCTGTGGACCCTGGTGGACTCCTGGCACTGGCATAAGATCCTGGCCCAACTCATGGCCATTTTTATAACGACCCTGAGCAATTTTCTGGGCAGCAAACTCTGGGCCTTTAAATTGAATCCGGTATAAGATGGGTTCGTTCGAAAATAAGCTTCAGGGGACCAGGGATCGGGGGT is a window from the Deltaproteobacteria bacterium genome containing:
- a CDS encoding GtrA family protein, with translation MNRIKGFSKKLNRAYILNSLMTTGHTGNQFVRFALVGGSGVFVNLAVYSGSIYLLHFHYLLSATFSFLVAMTNNFILNLRWTFKTHNQGIKAIRDQYLRYAMVTLISYGINMAVLWTLVDSWHWHKILAQLMAIFITTLSNFLGSKLWAFKLNPV